The Geobacter sp. AOG2 genome includes a window with the following:
- a CDS encoding ParA family protein — protein MKILSSYSIKGGVGKTALAVNLAFAFREAGRRTLLLDLDPQGAATFYFRVASAEKFRMRDAGSLAEGLRRNIRESDFPGLDIVPSNLGYRHFDILLDGMAKRRRQLRKVLEEFKPDYDVILMDCPPNITLLSENVFRTSDAILVPVIPTVLSRRTLEQLAGFFRDEELPGGLLRPFFSMVQKRNRMHREIMDELPAEYPGFLETVIPFSADVEKMGLHRMPLLAYSRACAAAVAYRALCDEILSLSGSRP, from the coding sequence ATGAAAATACTCTCTTCATACAGCATCAAAGGCGGGGTGGGGAAGACGGCCCTGGCGGTCAACCTGGCGTTCGCCTTCCGGGAGGCGGGGCGCAGGACCCTGCTCCTGGACCTGGACCCCCAGGGGGCCGCCACCTTCTATTTCCGGGTGGCCAGCGCGGAGAAGTTCCGCATGCGCGACGCCGGTTCCCTGGCCGAGGGGCTCCGCAGGAACATCCGGGAGTCCGACTTCCCCGGCCTGGACATCGTCCCCTCCAACCTGGGCTACCGGCACTTCGACATCCTGCTCGACGGCATGGCCAAGCGCCGCCGCCAGCTCCGCAAGGTGCTGGAGGAGTTCAAACCCGATTACGACGTGATCCTCATGGATTGCCCGCCGAACATCACGCTGCTCTCGGAAAACGTGTTCCGGACGTCGGACGCCATCCTGGTGCCGGTCATCCCTACCGTGCTCTCCCGGCGGACGCTCGAACAGTTGGCCGGATTCTTCCGGGACGAGGAGTTGCCCGGCGGCCTGCTCCGCCCGTTTTTCTCCATGGTCCAGAAGCGGAACAGGATGCACCGGGAGATCATGGACGAGCTTCCGGCGGAATATCCCGGCTTCCTGGAGACGGTAATCCCGTTCTCCGCCGACGTGGAGAAGATGGGCCTGCACCGGATGCCGCTTCTGGCCTATTCCCGCGCCTGCGCGGCGGCCGTGGCCTACCGGGCGCTGTGCGACGAAATCCTTTCCCTGTCCGGTTCGCGGCCATGA
- a CDS encoding cytochrome b/b6 domain-containing protein translates to MTEPNPSKPQGTLYRRHSLAVRIMHWLAVVTLPILLMSGLNIFNADPELHWGKSSYTGAPPLLEMRSRQDANGGLIGVTRIFGHEFDTTGFLGVSDRGDGMPERRGFPAWLTIPGSRWLAMARRWHLTFAWVFAINGICLVGYSLFSGHLRRDLLPTGQDWRSIGPTLRDHLLLRHATGEAAKRYNVLQKLAYLSVIFLLFPLAIVNGLGLSPALDALVPGWVDIFGGRQSMRTIHFIITWALVAFTAVHLFQVVVTGFWNNLRSIITGNYWVTEPMPIPETVPEPAAVPEPEPAPVTEPGPEPEAEKAPETKADTETDHERR, encoded by the coding sequence ATGACCGAGCCTAATCCCTCAAAACCCCAGGGTACCTTGTACCGCCGCCACTCGCTGGCTGTGCGCATCATGCATTGGCTCGCCGTCGTCACACTTCCCATCCTTCTTATGAGCGGCCTCAATATCTTCAATGCCGATCCCGAACTGCACTGGGGCAAGTCCTCCTATACCGGCGCCCCGCCGCTCCTGGAGATGCGGAGCAGGCAAGACGCCAATGGCGGGTTGATCGGCGTCACCAGGATCTTCGGGCACGAGTTCGATACGACCGGATTCCTGGGTGTCTCCGACCGCGGTGACGGCATGCCGGAGCGGCGCGGCTTCCCTGCCTGGCTCACCATTCCGGGGAGCAGATGGCTGGCCATGGCGCGCCGCTGGCACCTGACCTTTGCCTGGGTGTTCGCGATCAACGGCATCTGCCTGGTCGGGTATTCTCTCTTCAGCGGGCACCTGCGGCGGGACCTGCTGCCCACCGGCCAGGACTGGCGTTCCATCGGCCCGACCCTCAGGGACCACCTGCTGCTCCGCCACGCCACCGGTGAGGCGGCCAAGCGTTACAACGTGCTGCAAAAGCTGGCCTACCTCAGCGTGATCTTCCTCCTGTTCCCGCTGGCCATCGTGAACGGCCTCGGTTTGTCCCCCGCACTGGACGCGCTGGTGCCGGGGTGGGTCGATATCTTCGGCGGCCGGCAGTCCATGCGGACGATCCATTTCATCATCACCTGGGCGCTGGTGGCCTTTACCGCCGTGCACCTGTTCCAGGTGGTGGTCACCGGCTTCTGGAACAACCTGCGCTCCATCATCACCGGCAACTATTGGGTGACGGAGCCCATGCCGATACCGGAGACCGTGCCGGAGCCGGCAGCGGTGCCCGAGCCCGAACCGGCACCCGTGACGGAGCCAGGGCCGGAGCCGGAAGCGGAGAAGGCGCCCGAGACCAAAGCGGATACGGAGACGGATCATGAACGAAGATAA
- a CDS encoding molybdopterin-binding protein yields the protein MNEDKGLTRRSLLARAFAGVTALTLAGCQKLSESTWFPKILGVGEKVSYRTHRLFLPHKAMAQEFTDADRSPQFRSNGTAMPDNPEYQALAESGFAGYRLKVGGLVERPMSFALADLRLLPSRVQTTRHDCVEGWSAIAEWKGARLGALLEEVRPKPNARYVVFHCADPMEDDGTSPYYESIDMEDAFHPQTILAYEMNGKTLPVANGAPLRLRLERQLGYKMAKYVMRIELVEDFSAIGGGRGGYWEDQGYEWYAGV from the coding sequence ATGAACGAAGATAAGGGACTCACCCGGCGCAGCCTTCTGGCCCGCGCGTTTGCCGGAGTAACCGCGCTGACCCTTGCGGGGTGCCAGAAACTCTCGGAATCCACGTGGTTTCCCAAGATCCTGGGGGTGGGGGAGAAGGTGAGCTACAGGACGCACCGGCTGTTCCTGCCCCACAAGGCCATGGCCCAGGAGTTCACGGACGCCGACCGTTCCCCGCAGTTCAGGAGCAACGGCACGGCCATGCCTGACAATCCGGAATATCAGGCCCTTGCGGAGAGCGGGTTTGCCGGATATCGCCTGAAAGTGGGAGGGCTGGTGGAGCGCCCCATGAGCTTTGCCCTGGCCGACCTCCGGTTGCTCCCCAGCCGGGTTCAGACCACGCGCCACGACTGCGTGGAGGGATGGAGCGCCATCGCCGAGTGGAAAGGGGCGCGCCTGGGGGCGCTTCTGGAGGAGGTGCGGCCCAAGCCCAACGCCCGCTACGTGGTCTTCCACTGCGCCGACCCCATGGAGGACGACGGGACCTCGCCCTACTACGAGAGCATCGACATGGAGGACGCATTCCACCCCCAGACGATCCTGGCCTACGAAATGAACGGCAAGACGCTGCCCGTCGCCAACGGTGCGCCGCTTCGGCTGCGGCTGGAACGGCAATTGGGGTACAAGATGGCCAAGTACGTCATGCGCATCGAGCTGGTGGAGGATTTTTCCGCCATAGGCGGCGGCAGGGGCGGGTACTGGGAGGACCAGGGGTATGAGTGGTACGCGGGGGTCTGA
- a CDS encoding SET domain-containing protein-lysine N-methyltransferase, whose product MKKTPRFKDYANTSTLEIEADEEEYLYIRESRIPGAGNGLFTAIPIYRDEVISLFKGRTLSEKEAQRRVENGQDAYFMNMPDGTILDSMDVKCFAKYANDATGAVKTAYRNNATITLDEKGHVCIVANRRIPAGGEIYCAYGTGYWKKRSATGDSA is encoded by the coding sequence ATGAAGAAGACTCCCCGTTTTAAGGACTATGCAAATACGTCGACGCTTGAAATCGAGGCCGACGAGGAGGAATACCTGTATATCCGGGAATCCCGGATACCCGGCGCAGGCAATGGGTTGTTTACCGCGATACCGATCTACCGGGATGAGGTGATCTCTCTTTTCAAAGGGAGGACCCTCTCGGAGAAAGAGGCGCAACGCAGGGTGGAAAACGGCCAGGACGCCTATTTCATGAACATGCCGGACGGCACCATACTGGATTCCATGGATGTGAAGTGCTTTGCCAAATATGCCAACGATGCCACCGGGGCGGTCAAAACCGCGTACCGGAACAATGCAACGATAACCCTGGACGAAAAGGGCCATGTCTGTATCGTGGCGAACAGGAGGATCCCGGCCGGTGGGGAGATCTACTGCGCCTACGGCACGGGCTACTGGAAGAAGCGTTCGGCCACGGGGGATTCGGCCTGA
- a CDS encoding peptidoglycan DD-metalloendopeptidase family protein, which yields MRLADYAMNYARLFPFLAVCILSGCVSGAQQQKGSWPWEYNRQEGRYPTGDYVAVSGPVANFGDAPKAVKPVTPESLAPPAPAAASPAGAASAKTPPPPASPARKPGPGAVTGQAQRGYDFTVAETKILSPSYVPTGSVREAYDIVACNRGNAPVSVTIGGGTASENMATDKPLPVTAVVPPHTDQVLVRVSARMKNKAYRFGYTTSWSIGDHRARHQCPEHYRFPFGEKVRAFASVGDPAGSTSYTRYAVVFSLPAGTPVLAARKGAVVRIDPSDDKIDILHDDGTIASYSHLGGIGAGVAAGKAVAAGEAIGTAGAADNREVVFFQLTVWRPEPRPSASPLANGPNPGYDLVSFPLEFCTTDTGGCRVLTQSQWVARNGAADVKKQGKRGTRPAVRKGGGS from the coding sequence ATGAGATTGGCGGATTATGCAATGAACTATGCCCGTTTGTTCCCGTTTCTGGCGGTCTGCATCCTGTCCGGCTGTGTGAGCGGAGCGCAGCAGCAGAAGGGGAGTTGGCCGTGGGAGTACAACAGACAGGAGGGAAGGTACCCGACCGGCGATTATGTTGCCGTCAGCGGGCCGGTGGCCAATTTCGGGGATGCGCCCAAGGCCGTGAAGCCGGTGACCCCGGAATCCCTTGCGCCGCCCGCACCCGCCGCAGCCTCTCCCGCCGGGGCGGCGTCGGCGAAGACTCCACCTCCCCCGGCGTCCCCGGCCCGTAAACCGGGTCCGGGCGCGGTTACCGGCCAGGCACAACGGGGCTACGACTTTACCGTGGCCGAGACGAAGATACTGTCGCCGTCGTATGTGCCCACGGGTTCGGTCCGCGAGGCCTACGACATCGTTGCCTGCAATCGCGGCAACGCCCCGGTCTCGGTCACCATCGGTGGCGGTACTGCGTCGGAAAACATGGCCACGGACAAGCCCCTGCCCGTTACGGCGGTCGTGCCACCCCATACGGATCAGGTCCTGGTGCGGGTATCGGCCAGGATGAAGAACAAGGCCTACCGGTTCGGGTACACCACCTCGTGGAGCATTGGCGACCATAGGGCGCGCCACCAGTGCCCGGAACACTACCGGTTCCCCTTCGGGGAGAAGGTACGGGCCTTCGCGAGCGTGGGCGATCCCGCCGGTTCCACGTCCTATACCCGCTATGCCGTCGTCTTCTCCCTGCCCGCCGGCACCCCCGTGCTTGCCGCGCGCAAAGGCGCGGTGGTCCGGATCGACCCGTCCGACGACAAGATCGACATACTCCACGACGATGGGACGATTGCATCCTACAGTCATCTCGGCGGGATCGGCGCGGGGGTCGCGGCGGGGAAGGCCGTTGCGGCCGGTGAGGCCATCGGCACGGCGGGTGCGGCGGATAATCGGGAAGTCGTGTTCTTCCAGCTTACCGTGTGGCGGCCGGAGCCGCGGCCCAGCGCCTCGCCCCTGGCAAACGGGCCGAATCCGGGCTATGACCTCGTTTCGTTCCCCCTGGAGTTCTGCACCACGGATACCGGCGGGTGCAGGGTTCTGACCCAAAGCCAATGGGTGGCGAGGAACGGGGCAGCCGACGTGAAGAAACAGGGTAAGCGCGGGACAAGACCGGCAGTGCGCAAGGGTGGGGGGAGTTGA
- the fdxB gene encoding ferredoxin III, nif-specific gives MALITGLTRDGHEWTPDFIKTLDKELCIGCGRCYKSCTRNVLAYEEVDTEDTVKAYMKIANGGNCIGCKACGQNCPKGCFSFEPVEAHAYGYTS, from the coding sequence ATGGCATTGATCACAGGGTTGACCAGAGACGGGCACGAGTGGACACCGGATTTCATCAAAACGCTGGATAAAGAGCTGTGCATCGGCTGCGGCCGTTGCTACAAGTCGTGCACAAGGAACGTCCTGGCATACGAAGAGGTGGATACGGAAGACACGGTAAAGGCGTATATGAAGATCGCCAACGGCGGGAACTGTATCGGCTGCAAGGCCTGCGGGCAGAACTGTCCCAAGGGTTGTTTCTCCTTTGAGCCGGTCGAAGCCCACGCCTACGGCTATACCTCCTAG
- a CDS encoding AraC family transcriptional regulator: MKPSHTFWNDADLPFVEMRRTLRSTVSYTAHCHREFCVGAVTEGVTLTTIRDTGYAASPGSLVLIAPESVHSCNPPAGAARSYIMAYLDVRWCRSVQESLFGPLERFLSPVPVLLENEALFAAFLELADLLAGNASSREKTVGLTRFAGDLFAAACDPVEARDEEVSEGIIREVRNYLAQRPERNISLDELAATFRCNPCHLLRSFKKFVGLPPHAYMLIARIERAKQLLLDGVPVSRVAVETGFADQSHFHRVFRRTLAATPRQYQHGFVK, encoded by the coding sequence ATGAAACCCAGCCATACTTTCTGGAACGACGCCGATCTGCCGTTTGTGGAAATGCGCCGCACGCTGCGGAGCACCGTGTCCTATACCGCGCACTGCCACCGGGAGTTCTGTGTCGGCGCGGTCACCGAGGGCGTCACCCTGACGACGATCCGGGATACGGGGTATGCCGCGTCCCCGGGCTCGCTCGTCCTCATCGCCCCGGAATCGGTGCACAGTTGCAACCCCCCGGCGGGCGCGGCCCGCTCCTACATCATGGCGTACCTGGATGTGCGGTGGTGCCGATCCGTCCAGGAGTCGTTATTCGGCCCGCTGGAGAGGTTCCTCTCCCCTGTTCCGGTCCTCCTGGAAAACGAAGCCCTGTTCGCTGCCTTCCTTGAGTTGGCGGACCTTCTCGCCGGTAATGCCTCGTCCCGGGAAAAGACCGTGGGGCTGACCAGGTTTGCCGGCGACCTCTTCGCCGCGGCCTGCGACCCGGTCGAGGCCCGTGACGAAGAGGTGTCCGAAGGTATTATTCGCGAGGTCAGGAATTATTTGGCGCAGCGGCCCGAGCGGAACATAAGCCTGGACGAACTGGCCGCCACCTTTCGCTGCAACCCCTGCCACCTGCTGCGCAGTTTCAAGAAGTTTGTGGGCCTGCCGCCCCACGCCTACATGCTGATCGCCCGTATCGAGCGGGCCAAGCAGCTCCTGCTGGACGGCGTCCCCGTGTCCCGCGTCGCCGTGGAGACCGGTTTTGCCGATCAGAGCCATTTCCACCGGGTCTTTCGCCGCACCCTTGCCGCTACCCCCCGCCAGTATCAGCACGGTTTCGTCAAATAA
- a CDS encoding LysE family translocator, which yields MSKYLLEFGAIAVAHFLALISPGPDFFLIVGTAARQGRARAAAVCFGIAAANGLYILLALTGCAVVKNRPLLWASLKTAGALYLLYLAVLLLRAPPRADRGAAVPEKVAASSRFRSFGAGFLSAALNPKNAVFYLSLFALIVDPKTPAGVQAVYGAWMFCAVLGWDLLVARTIGNGRVTRYVDGSAHWLEKGSGIVLFILGIIMLVR from the coding sequence GTGTCCAAATACTTACTGGAGTTCGGCGCGATCGCCGTCGCGCATTTCCTGGCCTTGATCAGTCCGGGGCCGGATTTCTTCCTCATCGTGGGGACCGCGGCCCGGCAGGGCAGGGCGCGGGCGGCCGCCGTCTGTTTCGGTATCGCCGCAGCCAATGGCCTGTATATTCTGCTTGCCCTTACCGGTTGCGCCGTCGTCAAGAACCGCCCGCTGCTCTGGGCGTCCCTGAAGACGGCGGGTGCGCTCTATCTGCTCTACCTGGCCGTGCTGCTGCTGAGAGCGCCCCCACGGGCCGACCGCGGCGCCGCGGTCCCGGAGAAGGTGGCAGCCTCCTCCCGTTTCCGCTCCTTCGGCGCCGGGTTTCTCTCGGCGGCGCTCAATCCCAAGAACGCCGTTTTCTATCTCAGCCTCTTCGCCCTGATCGTGGACCCGAAAACCCCGGCCGGGGTTCAGGCCGTGTATGGCGCATGGATGTTCTGCGCGGTGCTGGGCTGGGATCTGCTCGTCGCCCGGACAATCGGTAACGGGCGTGTCACACGCTATGTGGACGGCTCCGCGCACTGGCTGGAAAAGGGCTCCGGGATCGTCCTGTTCATCCTGGGGATCATCATGCTGGTCCGGTAG
- the nhaA gene encoding Na+/H+ antiporter NhaA — MKIKLTKLFIEFFNNEKTSGIILILCTITSIGIANSPFGQDYLDFWHTKIALGVGDTFILKYSLEHWINDGLMSIFFLLIGLEIEREIYIGELSRPKNASLPIIAAIGGMIMPALLHFLFNSGTATQAGAGIPMATDIAFAIGVLALLGDRVPVSLKIFLTALAIIDDLGAILVIALFYQSDFSLPYFILSLGVYAGLLALNRFGVNRLSAYLIPGVVMWYFMLQSGVHATIAGVLLAFAIPFRNGDEKSPSYQLQHFMHKPVAFLIMPVFALANTGIALTGNWVPQLASPNSLGVFAGLVAGKPLGITLFSLLAVKWGISRLPEDVRWNHIVGAGFLSGIGFTMSIFITLLAFDTPEIVQNSKTSILLSSLVAGTIGFLILRGKPVGKHT; from the coding sequence ATGAAAATAAAACTAACCAAACTCTTTATTGAATTTTTCAATAACGAGAAAACGTCCGGAATCATCCTGATCCTCTGCACCATTACCTCGATTGGCATCGCCAATTCACCTTTCGGGCAAGACTATCTGGATTTCTGGCACACCAAGATCGCTCTGGGCGTCGGCGATACCTTTATCCTGAAGTATAGCCTGGAACATTGGATCAATGACGGCCTGATGTCCATTTTTTTCCTGTTGATCGGGTTGGAAATCGAGAGGGAAATCTACATCGGGGAGCTGTCCCGCCCAAAAAATGCGTCATTGCCGATTATCGCGGCCATAGGCGGCATGATAATGCCCGCGCTGCTGCACTTCCTGTTCAATTCCGGCACCGCGACGCAAGCCGGCGCCGGCATCCCCATGGCGACCGACATTGCCTTCGCCATCGGGGTGCTTGCCCTGCTCGGGGACAGGGTCCCCGTATCGCTCAAGATCTTTCTGACCGCATTGGCCATCATAGACGACCTGGGTGCAATCCTGGTGATCGCCCTGTTTTATCAAAGCGACTTCTCCCTCCCGTATTTCATCTTGTCCCTGGGGGTATATGCCGGATTACTGGCCTTGAATCGTTTCGGCGTGAACAGGTTGAGCGCCTATCTCATACCCGGCGTCGTCATGTGGTACTTTATGCTGCAATCCGGTGTTCATGCCACGATCGCCGGGGTGCTGCTCGCCTTTGCCATCCCCTTCCGCAACGGGGATGAAAAATCGCCGTCCTACCAATTGCAGCATTTCATGCACAAACCGGTGGCCTTCCTGATCATGCCGGTCTTCGCCCTGGCAAACACTGGAATCGCCCTGACCGGCAATTGGGTTCCGCAACTGGCGTCGCCGAACAGCCTGGGCGTCTTTGCCGGCCTGGTCGCCGGCAAACCGCTGGGCATCACCCTGTTCAGCCTGTTGGCCGTCAAATGGGGCATCTCCCGCCTGCCCGAGGATGTCCGATGGAACCATATCGTCGGTGCGGGTTTTCTGAGCGGCATCGGATTTACCATGTCGATATTCATAACCCTGCTGGCATTCGACACCCCTGAGATCGTCCAGAACTCGAAAACAAGCATCCTGCTCAGTTCGCTGGTAGCGGGAACCATCGGCTTTCTGATTTTGCGCGGGAAGCCCGTTGGGAAGCATACCTGA
- a CDS encoding HD-GYP domain-containing protein, producing MALEYSPIVLDSINHENFPKVELFVKLDAKYTLYKPENTKLTIHNIERLRENGTEFVYINSKDSEEVQAHVEKRLDDSRAVNILSQYSKNLICCQMIIKCIDDVFKKPNQAAPFEKCRTMLGKVSLQFGDRNELINLFAKLEDNFDKYLINHSAQTTILSMFMCDKLFNAGKDELVGIGVGAMLHDIGMLSVSSDITDKMDVLSEDEYYRVKLHPKYGVDLLNNAGVKSRIVHDITLNHHERHDGSGYPRALVGPDIPRYAMLVSICDIYCALTMNRPYKAASTPAEALRTMKSQKQLFDPDIFGGFLAIMEDKSHKEAVVEEKKTPEMVKTLDMAEIREMRKQMRNPNVDRNKLVRMHSIITDNINNSFGEERLALTELRTELKNLLRSLFAEGPEKR from the coding sequence ATGGCCTTGGAGTATTCACCTATCGTGCTCGACTCGATCAACCACGAGAATTTTCCGAAGGTAGAGCTGTTCGTCAAGCTCGACGCGAAATACACGCTCTATAAACCGGAAAATACCAAGCTCACTATCCACAATATCGAACGGTTGCGCGAAAACGGGACGGAGTTCGTCTACATCAACAGCAAGGATTCGGAAGAAGTCCAGGCGCATGTGGAAAAGAGACTGGACGATTCCCGTGCCGTCAATATCCTGTCGCAATATTCGAAGAACCTCATCTGCTGCCAGATGATCATCAAATGTATCGACGACGTTTTCAAGAAACCCAACCAGGCCGCTCCGTTCGAAAAATGCCGCACCATGCTGGGAAAGGTGTCTCTCCAGTTCGGGGACAGGAACGAGTTGATCAACCTCTTTGCCAAGCTCGAAGACAATTTCGATAAATACCTCATCAATCACTCGGCGCAGACCACGATCCTTTCGATGTTCATGTGCGACAAACTGTTCAATGCCGGGAAGGACGAACTTGTCGGCATCGGTGTGGGGGCCATGCTGCACGATATCGGGATGTTGTCCGTGTCGAGCGATATTACCGACAAGATGGACGTCCTCTCGGAGGACGAATATTACCGGGTCAAGCTCCACCCGAAATACGGCGTTGACCTGCTCAATAACGCAGGGGTCAAGAGCCGGATCGTGCATGACATTACCCTGAACCATCACGAACGGCATGACGGCAGCGGGTATCCGAGGGCGCTGGTTGGCCCTGATATCCCCAGGTACGCGATGCTGGTGTCCATCTGCGACATCTACTGCGCCCTGACCATGAACCGCCCGTACAAGGCCGCATCAACCCCTGCCGAAGCCCTGCGGACCATGAAGAGTCAAAAGCAACTCTTCGACCCGGATATCTTTGGGGGCTTTTTGGCGATTATGGAGGATAAATCCCATAAGGAAGCGGTTGTGGAGGAGAAAAAAACGCCCGAAATGGTCAAGACCCTCGATATGGCCGAGATCCGGGAGATGAGAAAGCAGATGCGGAACCCGAACGTCGATCGCAACAAGCTGGTCAGGATGCATTCCATCATAACGGATAACATCAATAACTCGTTTGGCGAAGAACGTCTGGCCTTGACCGAACTGAGAACGGAATTGAAGAATCTGCTCAGATCGCTGTTTGCGGAAGGGCCGGAAAAAAGATAA